Below is a genomic region from Rosa chinensis cultivar Old Blush chromosome 5, RchiOBHm-V2, whole genome shotgun sequence.
atcaatactagtgacttaatgaatagtgtatcaattcattaaggatagtaatctattgcttagtctacaaggaaggctacaagttgtgatacattaagaatctaactaggaaacctaaaccgatatggatagctttaatgggaagcttcttgaggtttaagtcacctatatatacagatgaattggtccctgattactaccgacgttttgcatattgttctgtccattgagaagcaagttggtaagtaacagaaggctatattcagtgttcgtgtttgcagttgcataagatggaatccatgccagtaattgctgaaggtaagccttaatcccttttatgattgtgtgcatatgttgtgagcatgtatatggttattttacatGTCCAACTCTGTCAGATTCGCAAGATACGTAGGTAGCTCTCCAATAAGATTGCAATTCCTCAACATCCTGAAACACATACACTAAAACTTTGAATTTGCAAAGACTTTTGGTACAGCAAGATATACATATCTGCAATTAGAGCATTAACTCACAGTGTTTTCAGTTTTGTCATATTATCAAGTGGAGGAAAAGTTGCTTCAGGTCCATCCAAGTCAGTAATTCTCCTGCAAGTTAAAATCGACCATGAATAGCAGTTGCATAATTCCAAATCTGTTCTGAATTTATAAATAGCTATTAACTCAAATGCTATACTAACAGAGTCAGTTAATTCCTTCAAAACAGAGATGTTGGATGGAATTGGCCCAGTCAAACCACTAGCCTGAATTACTCTGTTTCAACAAGTTATAATTTAAATCAGTGTTATAAAATGTCCAGAATCAGCTACCAGTAAAGATAACAAACTTACAAACGTACAAAACACTAACAGTTTCGTAAGATTTTTCCATTTCTGAATGAAATCAGGTATCTTCCCAGAAAAGTTACTGTCATAAACCCGACTGCATGAtggtaggaaaaagaaaattgttacAAATTAATCTCAGACTGCAATTTATACGGACTAAGTTGGATGCTAAGGAAACatgataagaaagaaaaaatgataaaaaagcTTACAAGTCCGTTAGTGTGGTAAGCCTTGCAAATGTTTCAGGCAACTTCCCAGTAAAATTATTTGAGGAAAGAAGCCTAAAAGAGAAGATAATGGGAGATAATAATTctaaacaaagatcaaacagaTAGCTGATTTACTGGCGATAATAACCTCTGTTTACAACTCAGAGAATCAAATAAACCATTTATCTATTATCTGGTGTCATACATTCTGTCTGTGCTAGTTAAATTCCCAAGCTCCAGAGGAAGTCCTGAAAAATTATTGGAAGTGATCTCCCTacactcaaaacaaaaaagatatcAATTCTGTTAAGCAACTTCATATATTACGCAAgggaaaaaggaaagaaagaggaATCACTCACAAACTTTGCAGGGTGCTAATATTTCCGATCTCAATGGGGATAGAACCTGTTAAACGGTTTCCAGCAAGGGAACTGCAACAATACTCATAGTTGTAATCATTTTTATAAGGAGAATGATTCCATAACACTAATTGGCTGTAAATATGAAATGAAACAAATCCATAGGTAAGATTCAATATTTATGATTCAAATGACTCGTCAACACCAAGGGGCCgtcaattaatcaattaaagCTGTTTTAGATTCTTCATTTGTGGAagaaatttgatatgataataTGAACATGAGATGAATATTGATTGCACACTCACGCGAGCGcacgcgcgcgcacacacatatgtatacagagagagagagaaattaatTTAGTACATGTTAACTAGCGGCAGGGAGCCCCATTTTCGAGGGATGGCACCACTCAGATAGTTGCGGGAGAGGTCactaaagaagaaaagaacaaagaaaaatgagTCGTGGTTATAGATACTAAAAATTTGGAACAAAACATACAATATGACCAAAAGTCCTGTTTTGCTTGCTATGCCCGACTCAAACATGGAGTGTGCTTACATTATTTGTAGATAGGGAAGCCTCGCCAACTCTGGTGGGAGTGTTCCCGCCAAATCCTGAGCTTTCAGAGATCTGCGCTTCATCAGAAAATAACAAACACCTGTTATATATCCTGCCTAAATTGCAAAAAGAGCCACACAGTACTGAGACTATGAAAGCAGGTCAAATATCATCGAGTTAAAgaaattgctttctttttcttcttttattgaagGCCAAGGAACAGAACGCAACTCGAACAGGCAGTGGCCAGTTCTTATAGGCATACTGACAAGCAGGTGGAGTGCATGTTTCACAAGTACATTGTTCTAATGGAATGATCATTGCCTATCAACCCAATACATTGTttgactcatgttactactttgaggactaatattactattttgaggactcattttaccacttttaaggcaattgtatgtatgtcatacgttaacacattgtagaattttccttttcttctatcacataacttttttttttctttttctttttgaatgaaGGCATCGCGGCTATATTAATCTCAAGCCAGAATAACTATTACATACCCGCCGCTGCCAATAACTTGATAGACAAGAACTTGTAGAGGTATTGTGGTAATACATAGGTATTCATTGCTCACTAAATAAAATTCAGCCTATGAGTTATGAAAGCAAATAGGCAAAGCAAAACAATACTCATTAGCGCTCATTAAGAATTAACAAGCATAAGTCCCTAGAAAAGTAGGAAATTATttgaagtaaaaaaataaaaaataaaataaagcccACAGCCCAATAGCCCAAAGTTTGCCCAAGCTCGAAACCAACAGCAAACTGCCTAACCGACAACAAGCTTTGTCGCACTGTGCAAAGCTGCCGACAACAAGAACGACAACCCCACTACCACCACGAGGaacaccacctccaccactCAATGCCATTACTTGAGCCCTAGGCAAAACTGGTGCAGGAGAGGACCCTACCCAAAAACGGACACATATCCCTAGTGCACCAATCCACCACCTGAAACTCACGCTGCGGTCGGCACCGCCACTGTCGTTACTCTAATCGTTGCTTCCATCACCGCCACACCGCCACCAATCTCACATGCCTCAGTGCAGCATTGAGCCAAAATCTGGAGCTGATGCTACCAACCTCCAAGCCAAAAAAACAAACTGAATAGCCATAAACCCGTTCGACAGTAGCACCAACATCAAGTGACCAAGGGTGGCATAAATGCTGGGCCACCACGAACGAGCGCCACTCGCCGGAAGACTCGTTAGGGTTCTTGGGAGAAAAACAGTGCAGCAGGGAAgaagcataatttttttttatcacatataactacttaaaaaaattatttttatgagTCGAACCTGAGATCTTCCATTTACAAAAGGAAGACtaaagttattattattttttttttcatataacaagtaaaaatat
It encodes:
- the LOC112203469 gene encoding probable LRR receptor-like serine/threonine-protein kinase At1g53420 — its product is MALSGGGGVPRGGSGVVVLVVGSFAQCDKACCRLGSLLLAGYITGVCYFLMKRRSLKAQDLAGTLPPELARLPYLQIIIYNHDSFFFVLFFFSDLSRNYLSGAIPRKWGSLPLVNISLAGNRLTGSIPIEIGNISTLQSLEITSNNFSGLPLELGNLTSTDRMLLSSNNFTGKLPETFARLTTLTDFRVYDSNFSGKIPDFIQKWKNLTKLVIQASGLTGPIPSNISVLKELTDSVSIAFERITDLDGPEATFPPLDNMTKLKTLMLRNCNLIGELPTYLANLTELDM